One window from the genome of Yarrowia lipolytica chromosome 1B, complete sequence encodes:
- a CDS encoding uncharacterized protein (Compare to YALI0B22264g, weakly similar to uniprot|Q9UST8 Schizosaccharomyces pombe Ribonuclease H (EC 3.1.26.4) (RNase H)), producing MAIDMLRDIPGVTAKNFPLIIAKVNSLYDLCKMTVAELAEIVGNDNRIVRRYETNGRPELTGPFFVVKMGHRPGIYRARHIARRMTENFPDTTPTSWDTEEEALAWLYSPYMHELVLRNEYSIIKRVVYCHGVLQGVQSGTMGGLGCYFGQSNECNFSGPLVGTTQTKTRVAYAAVLQALKIISYRREHYLWQIRSTSAGIPKTIAQARQVWRTSQWHNSKIVPEEGKDVLEAIMTLLDRFIITVEINCLLDFGPVERQASSIHAVEKLAMDGVYEPVFYMPEGN from the exons ATGGCTATCGACATGCTCCGAGACATACCCGGAGTGACTGCTAAGAACTTCCCGCTTATCATCGCTAAGGTGAATAGTCTGTATGATCTGTGTAAGATGACGGTGGCGGAGCTGGCTGAGATTGTTGGCA ACGACAATCGCATTGTTCGTCGATACGAGACTAACGGACGACCCGAACTGACGGGACCATTCTTTGTCGTCAAGATGGGCCATCGACCTGGAATTTATCGCGCCAGACATATTGCTCGCAGAATGACTGAGAACTTTCCAGACACTACTCCGACGTCGTGGGACACTGAAGAGGAGGCTTTAGCATGGCTCTATTCGCCCTACATGCACGAGCTGGTTCTGCGAAACGAGTACTCCATCATCAAACGAGTCGTATACTGCCATGGAGTTCTTCAAGGTGTTCAGTCTGGAACCATGGGCGGTCTGGGCTGTTACTTTGGCCAGTCAAACGAGTGCAACTTTTCAGGACCACTAGTAGGAACAACGCAAACCAAAACTCGGGTGGCATACGCAGCTGTGCTCCAGGCTCTCAAGATCATCTCGTACAGAAGAGAGCACTATCTGTGGCAGATCAGAAGCACCAGTGCTGGAATTCCCAAAACAATTGCACAAGCCAGACAAGTCTGGAGAACTTCTCAGTGGCACAACAGTAAAATTGTcccagaagaagggaaAGATGTGCTGGAAGCGATAATGACACTGTTGGACCGCTTCATAATCACGGTCGAAATCAATTGCCTGCTGGATTTTGGACCCGTAGAGAGACAGGCATCTAGTATCCATGCTGTAGAGAAGCTGGCTATGGATGGCGTCTACGAGCCTGTCTTCTACATGCCTGAAGGGAATTGA
- a CDS encoding uncharacterized protein (Compare to YALI0B22286g, similar to uniprot|Q06103 Saccharomyces cerevisiae YPR108w RPN7 subunit of the regulatory particle of the proteasome, similar to Saccharomyces cerevisiae RPN7 (YPR108W); ancestral locus Anc_3.423), with protein MTEEKKAIPDYELSKHLFVLRNPSLKDLHPEAKEALMTAIFDRNLAGVYKSLYNFDQSQSTETSGGVVVDVPEDQQGQIGHEGESPSEDVDMEEVKAEVADGKTVEEVEEKIVDSKPQPITQIIVPANTPSESLAQSVPAFSKAKYDKMVAANDARVAELREAIAQVEKDDGGELELLQARVKLGEYYAEIGDRFNAILTLRKAAETTSTGAKIDILFTIVRLGFFYLDCAFVGRELEAVKVLIERGGDWERRNKYKTYWGLHCLSIRKFEEASSCLIDSLSTFTSVEIASYEEIVEYAIIAGAVALDRVDLKRKIIDSPEVLSLLPTTPALGPIATLTNSLYTAEYSVLFTSLAQLETQSLRPSKYLAPHRAFYVREMRRKAYAQLLESYKTLSLKSMANAFGVSSQFLDNDLSKFISQNKLNCVIDRVNGIIESNRPDSKNAQYQALIKQGDALLTKLQKYGAAVRLSGAEK; from the coding sequence AtgacagaagagaaaaaagccATCCCCGACTACGAGCTCAGCAAGCATCTGTTTGTGCTGCGAAACCCGTCGCTCAAGGACCTTCATcccgaggccaaggaggccctCATGACGGCCATCTTTGATCGCAACCTCGCTGGCGTCTACAAGTCGCTTTACAACTTTgaccagagccagagcacAGAAACGTCTGGAGGCGTCGTGGTGGATGTTCCCGAAGACCAGCAGGGCCAGATTGGCCACGAGGGAGAGAGCCCCTCCGAGGACGTTGAtatggaggaggtcaaggccgaggTGGCCGATGGCAAGaccgtggaggaggtggaggagaagattgtgGATAGCAAGCCGCAGCCCATCACACAGATCATCGTGCCTGCCAACACTCCGTCCGAGTCGTTGGCTCAGTCCGTGCCTGCTTTCTCCAAAGCCAAGTACGACAAGATGGTGGCAGCCAATGACGCACGCGTGGCCGAGCTGAGAGAAGCCATTGCccaggtggagaaggacgacgGCGGAGaactggagctgctgcaggcCCGAGTCAAGCTTGGAGAGTACTACGCCGAGATTGGCGACCGGTTCAACGCCATCCTGACCCTGCGAAAGGCCGCAGAGACCACCTCTACTGGTGCCAAGATCGACATCCTATTCACCATTGTGCGCCTGGGCTTCTTCTACCTCGATTGCGCCTTTGTGGGCCGAGAACTGGAGGCCGTTAAAGTGCTTATCgaacgaggaggagactggGAGCGAcgaaacaagtacaagacaTACTGGGGCCTGCACTGTCTGTCAATCCGAAAGTTCGAGGAGGCTTCCTCGTGTCTCATTGACTCTTTGTCTACCTTCACCTCTGTTGAAATCGCCTCCtacgaggagattgtggagtATGCTATCAttgctggagctgtggctctggatcgAGTCGATCTGAAGCGAAAGATCATCGACTCACCCGAGGTGCTGTCTTTGCTGCCCACCACCCCTGCTCTTGGTCCCATTGCCACTCTCACCAACTCGCTGTACACTGCTGAGTACTCTGTGCTGTTCACCTCTCTGGCCCAGCTTGAGACCCAGTCTCTGCGACCATCAAAGTACCTGGCACCCCACAGAGCCTTCTACGTGCGGGAGATGCGACGAAAGGCCTACGCACAGCTTCTGGAGTCTTACAAAACGCTGTCTCTCAAGAGCATGGCCAATGCATTTGGAGTGTCGTCCCAGTTTCTGGACAACGACCTCTCTAAGTTTATTTCTCAGAACAAGCTCAACTGTGTGATTGACCGGGTCAACGGTATCATTGAGAGCAACCGACCCGACTCCAAGAACGCCCAGTACCAGGCTCTGATTAAGCAGGGAGACGCTCTGTTGACCAAGCTGCAAAAGTACGGTGCTGCTGTTCGACTGAGTGGTGCTGAGAAGTAA
- a CDS encoding uncharacterized protein (Compare to YALI0B22242g, similar to Saccharomyces cerevisiae RAD1 (YPL022W); ancestral locus Anc_8.473, weakly similar to uniprot|P06777 Saccharomyces cerevisiae YPL022w RAD1 component of the nucleotide excision repairosome), which produces MSSLFILSDDEEDGYDGNDVQVEDAEVDALFVEENTQAAVPASTTVPRTSSGETTASMPEVPERRLEREIDNDEEPEQPLFISRPTETIETATDTNIKPVSTTLPYAFQRTIVRELLKDDALLILGRGLGIDLIAANLIHSLDLAGNSVIMEGEEDPKNSLVLVLGASDEDNERLEQDIGQLAALDGFYDYPNDTDEDFSGADPLKDVANTDPRPSRLQFITNETGLASERTRMYRAGGVFSITSRVLIVDMLRGYIDVPQISAVVILNAHRATEASLEAFILRVMKQDNPWATIKALSDQPERFIRGFSPLTQMQKNLFVKKTRLWPRFHLKVKECLNGVPGRKPTRGVPTVVELQCQLTPKMQQIQTSILELIGLCIGDIKRKVTSVDMEDWKVENLLDQSSSSAFFDDLVQRQLSPIWHRIPPDTRKMVGDISALKALLQDLLTEDCISFFRQLELLRMSKGPETPWLVTEDASNLFEAAKSRVHARTDPKDPNSIKKVLEELPKWRELAILVDEHLSSGKEGPLLIMCSSSRIKTQLRRYICSLRDDRRHGNGQWTSNYLSRKFRKYQRWREGYFQMKRRVQEEKEAAKDDQSSGSAPQVHHTNKRRRVRGGGSISTGAHKIDDHAELIEIEKLSKLIEGTDGTGEVEEIQDLDEYKLSDGEEEDNFSSFKFEEMTLLDTVVIETFDDVINLEELGPSGIIMYQPNPEFFRTIEIYGRNRKVAPNVYLLYYGLSYEEQAFLAAVRKEKDAFSKLIKERAKMPMLLATTEDDQRGLKIIREANSRIAGGQISTNSYGKILVDVREFRAALPSILHSYGFQVYPTHLTVGDYVLSPHMVVERKSIPDLIKSFQDGRLLTQCEAMFRYYSYVVILIEFEVGGFTFDPASDTPGAASANMATLKQASELRGKISLLLLTFPKLKIIWSSSPRETARIFDELRGNNNKGGNKPPWAGEPDPDIAAAYGTSGVGDSTTGQQNHMAIDMLRDIPGVTAKNFPLIIAKVNSLYDLCKMTVAELAEIVGSEPAREIMGFLEQEL; this is translated from the coding sequence ATGTCGTCGCTATTCATTCTAtctgacgacgaagaggacGGTTACGATGGAAACGACGTGCAGGTTGAAGATGCCGAAGTCGATGCGCTTTTTGTGGAAGAGAATACTCAGGCAGCAGTACCAGCATCGACTACAGTGCCTCGAACTTCTTCCGGAGAGACAACAGCAAGCATGCCAGAGGTTCCCGAACGACGTCTGGAGCGCGAGATCGACAATGACGAGGAACCAGAACAGCCGCTGTTCATTTCTCGACCGACAGAGACCATTGAAACGGCCACTGACACCAATATTAAACCTGTCAGCACCACTCTTCCATACGCATTTCAGCGAACCATAGTGAGAGAACTACTCAAGGACGACGCGCTGTTGATCCTGGGTCGAGGTCTGGGTATTGATCTGATTGCTGCCAACCTGATTCACTCGCTTGATCTGGCTGGAAACAGTGTAATCATGGAGGGCGAGGAAGACCCCAAAAACTCGTTGGTTCTTGTACTGGGAGCATCGGATGAAGACAATGAGCGGCTTGAACAGGATATTGGCCAATTGGCCGCCTTAGATGGATTCTATGACTATCCTAACGATACAGATGAGGATTTTTCAGGTGCTGATCCTCTCAAGGATGTGGCAAATACAGACCCCAGACCCAGCAGGCTGCAATTCATTACCAATGAGACAGGTCTCGCCAGTGAACGAACACGCATGTACAGGGCTGGGGGAGTGTTCAGTATCACATCTCGAGTTTTGATTGTTGATATGCTCAGAGGGTACATAGATGTGCCTCAAATATCTGCTGTGGTCATTCTCAACGCCCACAGAGCCACTGAGGCGTCTTTGGAGGCGTTCATCTTGCGTGTAATGAAACAGGATAACCCCTGGGCTACTATCAAGGCGCTCTCTGACCAACCTGAACGGTTTATTCGTGGATTTTCGCCTCTGACGCAGATGCAGAAGAACCTGTTTGTCAAGAAAACACGTCTCTGGCCCAGATTTCATCTCAAGGTAAAGGAGTGTCTCAATGGTGTTCCTGGACGAAAACCGACCAGAGGAGTTCCCACAGTAGTGGAACTACAGTGTCAGTTGACACCCAAGATGCAACAGATCCAGACCTCCATCCTGGAGCTAATTGGTTTGTGTATTGGTGACATCAAGCGAAAGGTCACATCTGTGGACATGGAGGATTGGAAGGTCGAGAACCTCCTGGATCAGTCTTCTTCCAGTGCATTCTTTGACGATCTTGTCCAGCGCCAGCTAAGTCCTATCTGGCACAGAATCCCGCCAGACACTCGAAAGATGGTGGGTGATATCTCTGCACTCAAGGCTCTTCTTCAGGACCTACTCACTGAAGACTGTATTTCATTCTTCCGACAATTGGAGCTGCTACGAATGTCCAAGGGTCCTGAGACACCTTGGTTAGTAACTGAAGACGCTTCCAACCTGTTTGAGGCTGCCAAAAGTCGTGTTCATGCGAGAACTGACCCTAAGGACCCCAACTCAATCAAGAAAGTTCTTGAGGAGCTTCCCAAGTGGCGAGAGTTGGCCATCTTGGTTGATGAGCATCTATCTTCTGGAAAGGAGGGTCCGCTTTTGATAATGTGTTCTTCCTCTCGTATCAAAACACAGCTGAGAAGGTACATTTGCAGTCTGAGAGACGATAGACGGCATGGCAATGGCCAATGGACATCCAATTACCTCAGTAGAAAGTTCAGAAAGTATCAGAGATGGCGGGAGGGGTATTTTCAGATGAAGAGACGGGTGcaggaggaaaaggaaGCAGCCAAGGATGACCAGAGTAGCGGGTCTGCCCCACAAGTTCaccacaccaacaagcGAAGACGCgtgagaggaggaggatctATTTCTACCGGTGCTCACAAGATCGACGATCATGCTGAGCTAATTGAGATCGAGAAGCTCAGCAAACTGATTGAAGGTACCGATGGAACAGGTGAAGTGGAAGAGATACAGGATCtggacgagtacaagtTGTCCGATggcgaagaagaagacaacTTTAGCTCTTTCAAGTTTGAGGAAATGACGTTGCTTGACACTGTGGTGATTGAGACGTTTGATGACGTTATTAACCTCGAGGAGCTTGGTCCCAGTGGGATAATCATGTACCAGCCCAACCCCGAATTTTTCAGGACTATTGAAATCTACGGAAGAAACCGCAAAGTGGCACCCAACGTCTATCTTCTTTACTATGGTCTCTCATACGAAGAGCAGGCTTTCTTAGCGGCTGTTCGAAAAGAGAAAGATGccttctccaagctcatcaaggagcGTGCTAAGATGCCCATGTTGTTGGCTACCACTGAAGATGACCAGCGGGGCCTCAAGATCATTCGGGAGGCCAATTCTCGAATTGCTGGAGGTCAGATATCCACAAACAGCTACGGAAAGATCCTGGTCGATGTGCGTGAGTTCAGAGCAGCTCTGCCTTCCATTCTGCACTCGTACGGCTTCCAAGTATACCCCACACACCTGACAGTCGGTGACTACGTGCTCAGTCCTCACATGGTCGTTGAGCGAAAGAGTATTCCTGATCTGATCAAGTCGTTCCAAGATGGACGTCTGTTGACCCAATGCGAAGCCATGTTCCGGTACTACAGCTATGTCGTCATTCTGATCGAGTTTGAGGTTGGTGGGTTCACATTTGATCCTGCCAGTGACACTCCCGGTGCTGCATCTGCCAACATGGCTACTCTAAAACAGGCGTCCGAGCTTCGAGGAAAGATCTCGCTGTTGCTTCTGACCTTCCCCAAGCTGAAGATTATTTGGTCTTCGTCCCCCAGGGAAACAGCTCGTATTTTCGACGAGTTGAGaggaaacaacaacaaaggAGGAAACAAGCCTCCATGGGCAGGAGAACCCGACCCTGAtattgctgctgcttaTGGCACTAGTGGTGTTGGAGACTCAACCACCGGTCAACAAAACCACATGGCTATCGACATGCTCCGAGACATACCCGGAGTGACTGCTAAGAACTTCCCGCTTATCATCGCTAAGGTGAATAGTCTGTATGATCTGTGTAAGATGACGGTGGCGGAGCTGGCTGAGATTGTTGGCAGTGAGCCTGCCAGGGAGATTATGGGGTTTTTGGAGCAAGAATTGTAG
- a CDS encoding uncharacterized protein (Compare to YALI0B22198g, some similarities with uniprot|P53438 Saccharomyces cerevisiae YMR016c SOK2 regulatory protein in the PKA signal transduction pathway): MMSFYPEEDRQNRYSNLVSVPSYSPTFGNSSLYQQQQQHQHQQQQQVQQRSVTPRNQYSAGAYSSMGSASSMGSASSFYHYNSPTSMHARFNASRGFEAEDDMEFCPALSPSHMGYVSSSSSDSNSPSQLPSQLYNETTPDTPFSPELAHTGSPKVTARVRKAIQIVDPSTGLRVSSPTMK; this comes from the coding sequence ATGATGTCATTTTATCCCGAAGAAGACCGACAGAACCGCTACTCCAACCTGGTATCGGTACCCTCTTACTCGCCCACCTTTGGCAACTCGTCGCtgtaccagcagcagcagcagcatcagcatcagcagcagcagcaggtccAGCAGCGATCGGTGACGCCCCGAAACCAATACTCGGCCGGCGCATACTCGTCCATGGGCTCGGCGTCGTCTATGGGCTCGGCGTCATCCTTCTACCACTACAACAGCCCAACCTCCATGCACGCACGGTTCAACGCTTCTAGAGGCTTCGAGGCGGAGGACGACATGGAGTTCTGCCCCGCGCTATCCCCAAGTCACATGGGCTATGTGTCCTCATCGTCTTCGGACTCCAACTCCCCCTCCCAGCTGCCATCCCAGCTGTACAATGAAACCACACCAGACACCCCTTTCTCGCCCGAGCTGGCCCACACGGGCTCGCCCAAGGTGACTGCTCGAGTGAGAAAGGCCATCCAGATTGTCGATCCATCCACTGGCCTGCGAGTCTCGTCTCCTACCATGAAATAG
- a CDS encoding uncharacterized protein (Compare to YALI0B22220g, no similarity), whose protein sequence is MSAPASDNELSLGSVPDIETFIEAEKTREDATKQRDKEVVGTKTTNNQDPKSDRIEVDELETNPQEMADEQLDKNHDQNDVPELEDSIMEEYEVNDDQEELQQEQVEAKKAMDVDPKTAEPVQSAGTPQIDTSYDFSDQQEVLNLPKKRVPSYLQPTISYSQKVRAKYDPRSVSGSSQRSFSGSRTYSAEYHLREARLFEQRQNEMDVEGRLSRDGANSPDSSGALEMSKRGGSRKQVRREFSREFTPSFPFNKENVN, encoded by the coding sequence ATGAGCGCCCCCGCCAGCGACAATGAGCTCAGTTTGGGCTCGGTGCCCGACATTGAGACCTTCATCGAGGCTGAAAAGACACGTGAAGACGCGACCAAACAGAGggacaaggaggttgtAGGGACCAAGACGACCAACAACCAGGACCCGAAAAGCGACCGCATTGAGGTGGACGAGTTGGAAACCAACCCACAGGAAATGGCAGAcgagcagctcgacaaGAACCACGACCAAAACGACGTTCCAGAGCTGGAGGATTCGATAATGGAGGAGTATGAAGTCAATGATGACCAGGAGGAGTTGCAACAGGAACAGGTTGAGGCTAAAAAGGCGATGGACGTGGACCCTAAGACGGCTGAGCCGGTTCAGTCAGCGGGAACTCCACAGATTGATACCTCATACGACTTCTCGGACCAGCAGGAAGTGCTGAATCTGCCAAAGAAACGAGTACCGTCGTATCTACAGCCCACAATCTCATATTCTCAAAAAGTACGGGCCAAGTACGACCCTCGTTCTGTGTCTGGCTCGTCTCAGAGATCGTTTTCCGGCTCTAGAACGTACTCAGCCGAATACCATCTTCGGGAAGCTCGATTGTTTGAACAGCGACAGAACGAGATGGATGTGGAAGGACGGctttcacgtgacggagCCAATTCGCCCGATAGCAGCGGCGCTCTGGAAATGTCAAAGCGAGGTGGATCAAGAAAACAGGTGCGACGTGAGTTTTCGCGAGAGTTCACTCCTTCCTTTcccttcaacaaggagaatgTGAACTGA
- a CDS encoding uncharacterized protein (Compare to YALI0B22330g, weakly similar to uniprot|Q10414 Schizosaccharomyces pombe Hypothetical protein C1F3.09 in chromosome I, similar to Saccharomyces cerevisiae YGR093W; ancestral locus Anc_3.431), which produces MRTTASFHSYATNHRLVFGDISSDPKTAIAKANTINGGKNGPFRAFIVVGKVFTKNNFEEVNGALQDGSVSVDLPMFFTDGEGLPEDSATNQTDVVDIAPNVTFLNQWGRLMTDDFIIQNATSGSNDRKTAPTDILITDKWPSNLPRLSKVGFAVPQTAERATNNDKTIDATSKDASPLYHFSGSESFWEREPFANEAGKHTRFIGLAPFGGKQRWHYAFTLKKDDTSTPVNATECPYLKEDKVEEEPLKRANEDDGDPMAKKPRIAPSDCFLCLSNPNLAAHLVVSIGQESYMAMAKGPLLPGHVMLIPIKHNPDFCTESRPSTNPRHRHPVRFVSPKLALELRKYQIALKQMHPGGVVFYEIAKAKGVHVHQQAVPIPQEKINNVENLREFFIKEAKECGFRMENNGELRDDQTNYFRIEFPNSDPIVIKLNRQNPKFDVTWPRKLLAQWFFGNKERGDWRNCSQTEAEETEAADKIKGDFETFDFTR; this is translated from the coding sequence ATGAGGACGACTGCGAGTTTCCACAGTTACGCGACTAACCACAGACTTGTTTTTGGCGATATTTCGTCGGATCCTAAGAccgccattgccaaggccaacaCCATCAACGGTGGTAAGAATGGTCCCTTCCGCGCCTTCATTGTGGTGGGCAAGGTGTTCACCAAGAACAACTTTGAAGAGGTGAATGGCGCATTACAGGACGGATCTGTATCTGTCGATCTTCCTATGTTCTTTACGGACGGTGAGGGTCTTCCTGAAGACTCTGCAACTAATCAGACTGATGTTGTGGACATTGCACCTAATGTGACTTTCCTCAACCAGTGGGGTCGACTGATGACCGACGATTTCATTATCCAGAATGCCACCAGCGGCAGTAACGACAGGAAGACTGCACCAACCGATATTCTCATCACCGATAAGTGGCCCTCGAATCTGCCTCGGCTATCTAAGGTTGGATTTGCCGTACCTCAAACGGCTGAGCGAGCCACCAATAACGACAAGACTATCGATGCAACATCAAAGGACGCGTCTCCTCTTTACCACTTTTCAGGGTCCGAATCTTTCTGGGAACGAGAGCCGTTTGCGAACGAAGCAGGTAAACATACTCGTTTCATTGGTCTGGCACCATTTGGAGGTAAACAGAGATGGCACTATGCCTTCACTTTAAAGAAGGACGACACATCGACGCCTGTTAACGCCACAGAGTGCCCCTATCTTAAGGAAGACAAGGTAGAAGAGGAGCCATTGAAACGAGCCAACGAGGATGATGGCGATCCAATGGCCAAGAAACCCAGAATTGCGCCCTCAGATTGCTTTCTGTgtctctccaaccccaacttGGCTGCTCATCTGGTGGTGTCTATTGGACAGGAATCTTACATGGCCATGGCCAAGGGCCCCCTATTACCAGGCCACGTGATGCTTATCCCAATCAAACACAATCCTGACTTTTGCACAGAATCAAGACCCTCCACTAACCCCCGTCACAGACATCCCGTTCGGTTTGTTTCACCTAAACTGGCCCTGGAGCTGAGAAAGTACCAGATTGCTCTCAAGCAAATGCAtcctggaggagtggtATTCTATGAAATCGCAAAGGCCAAGGGTGTCCACGTTCACCAACAGGCCGTTCCTATTCCCCAAGAGAAGATTAATAATGTGGAGAATCTTCGAGAGTtcttcatcaaggaggccaaaGAGTGCGGGTTCAGAATGGAAAATAATGGAGAGCTTAGAGACGACCAAACTAACTATTTCCGCATCGAGTTCCCCAACAGTGACCCTATTGTCATTAAGCTGAATCGTCAGAACCCCAAATTCGACGTGACCTGGCCCAGAAAGTTGCTCGCTCAGTGGTTTTTTGGTAACAAGGAGCGAGGGGACTGGAGAAACTGCTCTCAGACGGAAGCTGAAGAGACTGAGGCGGCGGATAAGATCAAGGGCGACTTTGAAACCTTTGATTTCACTCGATAG
- a CDS encoding uncharacterized protein (Truncated form of YALI0B22308g, uniprot|O74996 Yarrowia lipolytica Hexokinase) encodes MEGKVTVYRCHRFGSVHVRCPSNSHLVTCCCLQDVVFARQKRQLAAILTQGSMADVPRDLLEQISQLETIFTVSPEKLRQITDHFVSELAKGLTKEGGDIPMNPTWILGWPTGKESGCYLALDMGGTNLRVVKVTLDGDRGFDVMQSKYHMPPNIKVGKQEELWEYIAECLGKFLADNYPEALDAHERGRDVDRTAAQSFTRDKSPPPHNQHISCSPGFDIHKIPLGFTFSYPCSQPAVNRGVLQRWTKGFDIEGVEGEDVVPMLEAALERKNIPISITALINDTTGTMVASNYHDPQIKLGNIFGTGVNAAYYEKVKDIPKLKGLIPDSIDPETPMAVNCEYGAFDNEHKVLPRTKWDIIIDEESPRPGQQTFEKMSAGYYLGELLRLVLLDLYKDGFVFENQGKNGQELGNGNINKSYFFDTSFLSLIEEDPWENLTDVEILFKEKLGINTTEPERKLIRRLAELIGTRSARISACGVAAICKKAGYKEAHAGADGSVFNKYPGFKERGAQALNEIFEWNLPNPKDHPIKIVPAEDGSGVGAALCAALTIKRVKQGLPVGVKPGVKYDI; translated from the coding sequence ATGGAAGGAAAGGTGACTGTCTACCGTTGCCACCGGTTTGGTTCTGTACACGTTCGGTGTCCAAGTAATAGCCACCTTGTCACATGCTGTTGCCTGCAGGATGTTGTCTTCGCTCGCCAGAAAAGGCAACTCGCAGCCATACTAACACAGGGCTCAATGGCAGACGTCCCGCGGGACCTGCTGGAGCAAATCTCCCAGCTTGAAACCATCTTCACCGTTTCGCCCGAAAAGCTGCGTCAAATCACCGACCACTTTGTGTCCGAGCTCGCTAAAGGCCTCACAAAGGAGGGTGGAGATATCCCCATGAACCCCACCTGGATTCTGGGATGGCCCACCGGAAAGGAGAGCGGCTGCTATCTGGCTCTCGACATGGGTGGCACCAACCTGCGAGTTGTCAAGGTGACTCTGGACGGCGACCGAGGCTTCGACGTCATGCAGTCCAAGTACCACATGCCCCCCAACATCAAGGTCGGCAAGCAAGAGGAGCTGTGGGAGTACATTGCCGAATGTCTGGGCAAGTTCTTGGCCGACAATTATCCTGAGGCTCTTGATGCCCATGAGCGAGGACGAGATGTCGACAGAACCGCTGCGCAGAGCTTCACTCGAGAcaagtctcctcctccccacAACCAGCACATTTCGTGTTCTCCTGGCTTCGACATCCACAAGATTCCTCTCGGTTTCACCTTTTCATATCCCTGCTCTCAGCCCGCCGTCAACCGAGGTGTACTGCAGCGATGGACCAAGGGTTTCGACATTGAGGGAGTCGAGGGCGAGGACGTGGTCCCCATGCTGGAAGCTGCCCTCGAAAGAAAGAACATTCCTATTTCCATCACCGCCCTGATCAACGACACCACCGGAACTATGGTGGCCTCCAACTACCACGACCCCCAGATCAAGCTGGGTAACATCTTTGGTACTGGTGTCAACGCCGCCTACTAcgagaaggtcaaggacattCCCAAGCTCAAGGGTCTCATCCCCGACAGCATTGATCCCGAGACCCCCATGGCCGTCAATTGCGAGTATGGAGCCTTCGACAATGAGCACAAGGTTCTCCCTAGAACCAAGTGGGACATCATCATCGATGAGGAGTCTCCCCGACCCGGTCAGCAGACCTTCGAGAAGATGAGTGCTGGCTACTACCTGGGAGAATTGCTTCGTctggttcttctggacCTGTACAAGGACGGGTTTGTGTTCGAGAACCAGGGCAAGAACGGTCAGGAGCTTGGAAACGgcaacatcaacaagtcgTATTTCTTCGACACCTCTTTCCTGTCTCTGATTGAGGAGGATCCCTGGGAGAACTTGACTGATGTCGAGATTCTCttcaaggagaagcttGGTATTAACACCACTGAGCCCGAGCGAAAGCTCATTCGTCGACTGGCCGAGCTCATTGGTACTCGATCCGCTCGAATCTCTGCCTGTGGTGTCGCTGCCATCTGTAAGAAGGCTGGCTACAAGGAGGCTCACGCTGGAGCTGACGGATCCGTGTTCAACAAGTACCCCGGATTCAAGGAGCGAGGCGCCCAGGCTCTCAACGAGATTTTTGAGTGGAACCTGCCCAACCCTAAGGACCACCCCATCAAAATCGTTCCCGCTGAGGATGGTAGCGGtgttggagctgctctGTGCGCTGCTCTCACCATCAAGCGAGTCAAGCAGGGTCTTCCCGTTGGTGTCAAGCCCGGTGTCAAGTACGATATTTAG